TATGTGTGTCCGTCAAGAGTACCTTTAATAAAGAGTATAAAGGAAGGAAAAGAAAAGCTTAGAGAAACGGGGGAAATGAAATAATGGAAAAAACAATGGAGAATACAATAATAAAACGTTACACTCCTCATATTAGAGTAAAGGACAGTGTTCCTAAGGTAATGGGAGATGTAATAATAGCATTACTGCCTGCTATACTTGCAAGTGGAGCAGTTTATGGACTTTATCCTCTGCTTGTTATTTTAACATCAGTAGTTTCAGCCGTAGTAACAGAGTTTTTATTTTCTGCAATATTTTTTAAGAAATACGATTCAATATTAAATTTATCGGCAGTAGTGACAGGAATACTGCTTGCACTGATGCTAGCCCCTTTCACACCTCTTTATGTGGTTGCATTTGGCGGTGCGATGGCTATAATATTTGGAAAGCTCATATACAGCGGACTTGGAAGAAACAGATTTAACCCTGCCATAGTTGGAAGGGAATTCATGACTGTATTTTTCAGTACAGTGATGGCTTCAGGTACAATTTGGTATAATGAGGAAGCGATGCAGGTAACAGGAGCAAAGCTGTTTGGATTTTTAGGAAATTTTTCATTTTTTAATAACCTTGATTCACTTATATTAAAATCATCAGGTGCAATTGGGGAATATTCAGTCCTTCTTCTAGTTCTTGGAGGAGTATATCTTATTTATAGGGACAGAATTTCCTGGCACATTCCTGTAACTTTATTTATTACAGTTTTTGTAGGAATGATGATTTCAAGATTTACAGGTATAAATGCAGGTATTTCATTAGGTGGACTTATGCTTTGTGGAATATACATGGCAACAGATATGCCTACAAGCTCGTCAACTCCACATGGGAAAATTTATTACGGAATCATGATGGGAATAGTAGTTTTTGTATTCTGGGTATTTAAAATCAGAAATGAAGCCCTTTCATATGCAATACTTGTCCTAAATGGATTTGTACCTATAATAAATGAAACTTTTACACCATTAATGTTTGGAGAAGATGCAGAAGAGGTTCAGGGAGAAAAGATAGGAAGAGGAGTAATATATGCTTTTGCAATAATAGGAGTTACTATACTGGTTTCACTTATTCATCGTTTTGGACTGATAAGATATCTTGTGTTTATCTATATAATTTATACAACAGTAATGTTAATACGCTCAAAAGAAATTCAGTAAATTTTATGATTATAATAGAATTTCCGGCATTCAAAATTTTCTGAAAAAATATGAATTGAGTCAAATAAAAAAATGGCTGTCTGAGCATAGCGAGTTTGTCATTTTTTGACTCAATGATTATTTTTGAAGGCAAAAAAATTTTGTAGCCGGTAGCGGGAGAATGAGGGTGGCATGAACCCTCATAAGTAAGGAGAAAAAA
This window of the Leptotrichia sp. oral taxon 215 str. W9775 genome carries:
- a CDS encoding RnfABCDGE type electron transport complex subunit D, whose product is MEKTMENTIIKRYTPHIRVKDSVPKVMGDVIIALLPAILASGAVYGLYPLLVILTSVVSAVVTEFLFSAIFFKKYDSILNLSAVVTGILLALMLAPFTPLYVVAFGGAMAIIFGKLIYSGLGRNRFNPAIVGREFMTVFFSTVMASGTIWYNEEAMQVTGAKLFGFLGNFSFFNNLDSLILKSSGAIGEYSVLLLVLGGVYLIYRDRISWHIPVTLFITVFVGMMISRFTGINAGISLGGLMLCGIYMATDMPTSSSTPHGKIYYGIMMGIVVFVFWVFKIRNEALSYAILVLNGFVPIINETFTPLMFGEDAEEVQGEKIGRGVIYAFAIIGVTILVSLIHRFGLIRYLVFIYIIYTTVMLIRSKEIQ